The Micromonospora sp. NBC_00421 DNA window GTGACGGGCAGGGTGGTGACCTGCGCGTGTTCCGGGGAGTTCGTCAGCCCGGCCGTGGCCAGGGCCAGGCCGACCATCATAGCCAGGGTTGCGAGGAACGCCACGACCAGCAGAGCGACGTTGGCCGGTGCGCCGGCGACCACGGCCAGGGCGGTCAGGATCGCGGTCACCTGCACGACCGCGAGGACCAGTACGGGCAGCAGCAGGCCGGCGAGAATGCCGGCGTCGCTTTCCGCGGTGGAGCGCAACCTCTTGAGGAAGAGGTTCTGCCGCCGGGAGGCCAGCGTGGTGACGGCGGTGGCGTAGAGCCCGAACGCGGTGATCGTGAATATCACGACCGCGGCGATGTAGCCGAGGCTGCCGAGGGCGGCGTAGGTCTCGTGCTGGCGGACGAAGAACGCGCTGACGACGACCGGGATGATGAGGCTGGTGATCAGTACCAGCCGGTTGCGGAAGATCTGGATCAGTTCGCCTGCGGCGATGGACCACACGGTGGAACTCCTGTCGGGATGGCGGGATGCTCCTATGGATGTCAAGCGGCGAGTTGGAGATCGTTTGAGGTGATGAGCTGGTAGAGCTCGCGGGCGATGTAGCGCTTGAGGCAGCGGATGATCTCTTTCTTGGAGAGGCCTTCCTTGGTGCGGCGTTGCATGTATTCGCGGGTGTGGGGGTCCCAGCGCAGGCGGCAGAGCACGACTCGGTATAGGACGGCGTTGGCCTGGCGGTCGCCGCCGCGGTTGAGGCGGTGCCGGGTGGTCTTGCCGGACGAGGCGGGGATCGGGGCGACACCGCAGAGCATGGCGAAGGCTGCTTCGGAGGCGAGCCGTTCGTGGTTTTCGCCGGCGGTGACCAGCAGTTGGCCGGCGACGTCGGTGCCGACGCCGTTGGCGGCGAGTAGGCCGGGGTTGATGGCGGCCACCAAGGGATCGAGGACCTCGTCCAGGTCGGTGATCTCGGCGGACAGTTGTTGGTGGCGACGGGCCAGGGACCGCAGGGCGATTTTGACGGCGGTTACGGGGGCTGCGGCGTCGGCCGGGTCGAGTCGCATCCTCGCGCAGACGGTGATCAGCTGCTTGACGGTCAGGCCGCGTAGCTGGGCGCGTAGTTCGTCGGGGGCGGTGACGATCAGGGTCTTGATCTGGCGTTGGGTGTCGGCGCGCTGGTCGACGGCGCTGCGCCGGGCCACCCGCAGGTTGCGCAGGGCTTCGACGCGGCCGTCGCGCTGCTTGGGGATCCCGGTCCGGTCGCCGGCCAGGGCGGCCTTGGCCGCTTGGATGGCGTCGATCGGGTCGGACTTGCCCTGGAACCGGCGGGTCTTACGGTCGGGCCGGTCGACCTCAATCACCTCGACCTGCTCGTCGCGCAGCCGGCGGGCCAGACCGGCCCCATAAGCGCCGGTGCCCTCGATCCCGACTCGCCCCAGGCGACCGAAACCGCGCATCCAGGCCAACAACGCGGTGTAGCCGGCCACCGTGGCCGGGAACTGCTGGGTGCCCAACACTCGGCCGACCTGGTCGATCACCGCTGCGGTGTGGGTGTCCAGGTGAGTATCGACGCCGCCGGCGACCTCGATCATGGCGATATCGGGTGTAATAGAGGGCATCGTCGTCCTGTCGTTCGTGGCTGGCAGCAGGGCGGCACGCACCAGCCGGGCAACGCGGACAAGACAGAGACGGGGCCTCTAGCCAGGCTCCTATGAAGTCACAACGCCACGTCCAGTGAGTGCACGAGCACCTCCCGACCGAGGCCGACAAATCCCGTTAAGGACCCGAAGTCAGTCAGTAGCTGGGTCAGACCCCGGGCGGGAGGTGCTCACCAACATCATCTCTGTCAGTTGCTGATGGCGCGGAAGACGTCGTCGAGGCGGGTCGGTCCGGCCTCCAGGCCCTGCAGCTCGACGGCGTGGTCCTGCGCCCACCGGAGCAGGAGGTGCAGGTCCTCCTGCAGTCCGAAGGTCTCGACCACGACCTTCCCCTCGGCGTCGGCCACCGCCTGCAGCGGCAGCTCCGGCGCGCCGGCCGGGAGGGAGAAGCGGATGACGGCCGGCAGGGTGCGGGTCAGTTCGGCCACGGTTCCCTCGCGGTGCAGGGTGCCCTGGTGCATCAGTCCGATGCGGTCGGCGCGTTGCTGCGCCTCCTCCAGGTAGTGGGTGGTGAGCACGATGGTCGCGCCGTTCTCGCGGAGCCGGTCGACGGTCGTCCAGACGGCGTCGCGGGCGGAGATGTCCAGGCCGGTGGTCGGCTCGTCCAGGAAGATCAGGTCCGGGGTGCCGTAGACGGCGGTGGCGAAGTCCAGCCGACGCTTCTCCCCGCCGGAGAGCTGCGACACCCTCCGGCCGGCCCGGCCGGTGAGATCGACGAGGTCGAGGACCCGGTCAACGTTGTCGGGGCGCCCGCTGAGCCGGCCGACGAGCCGGACGGACTCGCGGACCGTGAGGTCCGGGGAGAAACCGCTCTCCTGGAGCATCACGCCCATCCGGGGACGGACCACACGCCGGTCCTGCGGGCTGTGCCCGAAGACGCGCACCGCGCCGGAGGACGGCCTGCGGTGTCCCTCGACAACCTCCAGGGTCGAGGTCTTGCCGGCCCCGTTGGTGCCCAGCAGCGCGTACAGCTCTCCGGGCTGCACCTCGAAGGAGAGGTCCCTAACGGCGTGGAAGTCACCGTAGGTGAGGTTCAGCCGGTCGACTTCGATGACGGGTGAGGTGGACATGCACCCATCACAGCGCGGGCGCCACCTTCCCGTCAGTGGCACCATGTCACCGCCGAATGTGACGCGGTGTCACTGGTCGTGGCCCTCGGCTGCCGGATACTGGTGTGGTGACCGCGACATCCCCGCGCTTCACCGAGTCGACGCAGGGAAGGCTGCGCCGGCTCAATCTCGCCACGTCACTACCGCCGGTCGTGTTCGCCGCCGTGGTCCTGCTCTACATCGACGCGCGCACCTGGTGGCATCTCGTCATCCTTGTGCCGGGGGCCGTGGCGGCCGTGGTGGCCTTCGAGCGGTGGACTGCCAACGACCTGGCCCGGGTAGCGGTCCCGTGTGTGATCGTCGGGGCAGCGGTGTGGCCGCTGGGGGTCCTGGTGACCGGCAGTCCCAACGCCTACTGGGGGTTCTGCGCCGTCGGTTCGCTTGCCCTGCGCGAGGTCCGGCGACACCGCCGGCTGGCGGTGGCGGGACTGTTCAGCTACGTCGCCGCCGTCGGCGCGACGCGGCTGATGGTGCAGCGGGACGACGTCGGTCACGTCCTCGTCACCTACGTCCTCGTCCCGACCGCCCTCACCGTCGTCGTGACGGTCTTCACCATCGTGGGCGAGCGGTTCTACGACCTCATCCGGGAACTCGAACAGACCCGGGAACGCGAGGCGGAACTTGCCGTGGTCCGCGAGCGCGTGCGGTTCGCCAGCGACCTGCACGACATCCAGGGACACACCCTGCACGTGGTCAAGCTGAAGATCGCGCTGGCCCAGCGGCTGCTGGGCCGCGACACCGAGCGGGCCGAGAAGGAGCTGCGCGAGACGTACGCGCTGGTCAGCGACACCATCACGCAGACCAAGGAGCTCGCGTACGCCCAACGGCGGCTCAACCTCACCGCCGAGATCGAGAACGCGAAGAACCTGTTCGAGGCCGCCGGCATCCGGGTCCGGGTGACCCGCGAGGCCGAGGTCGACGCCCGCGTCAGCGAACTGCTCGGTCAGGTGCTGCGCGAGACCACCACCAACATCCTGCGCCACGCACAGGCCACCCAGGTACAGATCACACTCTCCGAATCAGGCATCACCATCGTCAACGACGGCGCGACCGCCGACACCCCACCGCAGCTGCGGGGACTATCCGCGCTGCGGCAGCGAGTGGCGGGTGACGGAGGTCAGCTGAACGTGGAGCAGCACGAGGGGCGCTTCCAGACGGCCGCGACGTTCCCGCCCGCCCGTGGCGCGGTGAGCCCACCGGCCCGCGAGGAGGGCCGTCGATGACGACGATCGTGCTCGCCGACGACGAGGTGCTGCTGCGTACGGCCCTCGCCGCGCTGCTGCCCATGGAGGGTGACATCACCGTCCTCGCCGAGGCGCAGGACGGCGCGACGGCCATCGAGGCCACCCTGCGGCACCGCCCCGACGTGCTGGTCATCGACCTGGAGATGCCCGGTGTCGACGGCCTCGGCGCGGTCGCTGAGATCCGCCGGACTCGACCCGAGCAGGTGGTCCTCATGCTGACCCGGCACGCCCGCCCCGGGGTGCTGCGCAAGGCGTTGAAACTCGGCGTCCAGGGCTTCGTCAGCAAGTCCGCCGAGCCTGCCCACATCACCTCCGTCATCGCCACCCTGCACGCCGGCAGACGCTGGATCGACCCGGACGTCTCCGCGCTCGCCGTCACCGACGACTCCCCCCTCACCGACCGCGAAGCCGACGTCCTACGGGTCACCGGCGAGGGCTACTCGGTCACCGACATCGCCGCCCGACTGCACCTCGCACCGGGAACCGTCCGCAACTACCTCTCCAACGCCATGCGCAAGACCCAGACCCGGACCCGCCACGAAGCGGCCCGATATGCCCGCGAACACGACTGGCTGTAACCGGCGGTACGGGCGTCCTCGCCGAGGCGCGAGACCACAACACTCGATGGATTGAGAGCATGACCTCCACCTGGATCGATACCCCGATCACCGCGGACCTCCTACCCGGCGCGCTCGACGTGCAGCACACCGCGCGCGGTGTGCTGCCGCACCGGCTGCCCGCCTGGGCGCGCGCCCAGAACACCGACAGTCAGCTCGCCATGGTGGAGGCCCAGCCCGCCGGCGTACGGCTGGCCATCCGCACCCGCGCCACCGCGATCGAGCTGGACGCGCTGCCTACCCGATGGACCTACACCGGCCTGCCGTCCCGCCCCGACGGTGTGTACGACCTGCTCGTCGACGGTCAGCTGATCGACCAGGCCAGCGTCGCCGGTGGTGACACGGTGACCATCGACATGAGCAGCGGGACCACGCAGCGCCGGTCGGGTCCACCCGGCACCGTCCGCTTCACCGGCCTGCCCGACCGGATGAAGCACGTCGAGATCTGGCTACCGCACAACGAGACCACCGAACTCGTCGCCCTGCGCACCGACGCCCCCGTCACACCGGCGCCCATCCGAGGTCGCCGGGTGTGGCTGCACCACGGGAGTTCCATCAGCCAGGGCTCCAACGCCGCCGGCCCCACCACCACCTGGCCGGCCCTCGCCGCCCGCTCGGGCGGCGTCGACCTGGTCAACCTCGGCTTCGGCGGCAGCGCGCTGCTCGACCCGTTCACCGCCCGCACCATGCGCGACACCCCGGCCGATCTGATCAGCGTGAAGATCGGCATCAACCTGGTCAACACCGACGTGATGCGGCTGCGCGCCCTCGGCCCGGCCGTGCACGGCTTCCTCGACACCATCCGCGACGGCCATCCCCACACGCCGCTGCTGGTCATCTCCCCGATCTACTGCCCCATCCACGAGGACACGCCCGGCCCCGGCTCGTTCGACCTCGCCGCCCTCGCCACCGGGCAGGTGCGGTTCCGGGCCACTGGCGATCCGGCCGAGAAGGCGACCGGGAAGCTCACCCTCGGCGTCGTCCGGGAGGAGCTGGCCCGGATCACCGTCCAGCGGGCGGCCGCCGACCCGAACCTTCATCACCTCGACGGTCTCGCTCTCTACGGCGAGGCCGACTTCGCCGAGCTGCCGCTCCCCGACGACCTGCACCCGGACACCGCCGCCCACCGGCGTATCGCCGAACGCTTCGGGCCGCAGGTGTTCGACACCAACGGCCCCTTCGCGGGCCCTGTTGCCTGATCGGGCCGGGGAGACCCGGTGGAGGCGGGATGAACTGACCCGTCAACTCGCGGCCCTGCGGCAGTTGGAGCGGAACGGGGTTGTCGATCGGACGCTTCATGCCACCGTTCCGCCACGCACCGAGTACCGACTTACCCCCGCCGGCCGGGATCTGCACGACACGATCAATGACTTCTGCCGGTGGAGCCGCCGCCAACTGGATGAGGTCCTGACCTCGCGTCGCCGGTTCGATTAGGCCGGACTTCCGAGCGCCACCGCCTCGCGCCCGGCAGCCTTCCCGGTCGGGCGATCGCCGCCGACCGCCCCTTCGCGGAACGCCGCTCCTGATCCACCCGCGGTCAGTCCGCACCGCGCCGCTGATGCCCGATCGGCATGAATCCCGCGATTTCTGTCTTCGACCCGCGCGGAGCCGGTCCATGCGACGATCCCGACGGCGACCGCCACCCCGAGCAGGCTCCCGACCGCGGAGACGAGGCGCTCTCCGCGCAGCAGCCGAAAGACGACCAACGCCAGCCCGGTCGCGACGGCGACGGCGACGGCGACGGCGATCAGCAGCGGCAGCAACGCGTTCGCCGTCACGAACACGACTACCGGGATCGTCGAGTAGACGAACCCGGAGACGCCGCCCACCTGGTCCAGGATGGTCGGGCTGGTGGCCTGGCCGGCGTCGTCGGGGCGGGCGGAACCGCGATGACGCTCCGGCACCACTTGCGGTGATCCCTCGTCGATATGCACCGAAACAATAAGCAGGTATGCCGCAGCGGCACACTCAAGCCGGCCCGGCCCGGTGTGGCCGACCTCACGGCAACCGAGCCGGCCGCCTCGCGGCCGGGCAGGTTCAGCCGACGGGTTCGTCCCGGTCGAGGATGACGTTGACGCGCTGTAGGACGTCGATCTGCACGGGTTGTGCAGTTCGACGACCGCGTGGGGGAAGCACTCTCGCCTCCTGTCCGACCCGCCCTCAGCGGACTCGCCCCCATCCGAACCTGTGCCCTCGGGTCACAGTCAAACGGCGGCTGGGCAGCTCTTCCGCTGACGATTCCGGGGCCCCACAGGGCGGCTCCGACCGCCCGGGCCGTCAGTCCCCCTACCGAGTTGAGTGTGCCGCTACGGTCGGGTGTTCCCTCGGACGCGCACTCTGTTGAACGACTCGATCCCGGAGGCTCCCATGACCTTGTTCGACACCGGCCCGCCAGCGGACCGGCCCAGCTCACCAGCTCAGGGGCGTACCACCGGTCGCTTCCGCGCCGCTGCCGGGGCGACCGCGGTGCTCGCCCTGCTGGCGGCCTGTACGAGCATCCCGACCTCGGCGGGTTCCGACCCGCAGCCGTCCGCAGCCGACCTGACGGCGTACTAGGGGCAGAAGTTGTCGTTCGGCTCGTGCGAGGGCTACGGCACCACGCCGAACGAGAAGAAGAGCTTCGTCAAGCCTTTCGAGTGCGCCCGGCTCAAGGTGCCGCTGGACTACCAGGACGCGAAGGGCAGGACCATTCAGGTCGCGGTGCTCCGGCTCCCTGCCCAGGGTGATCCCGGACAGCGCAACGGGTCACTGGTGCTCAACCCGGGCGGCCCGGGCGGTTCGGGCATGACCCAGGCGACGAGCTTCGTCGCCGCATACGCGAAGAGCCCGGTGCTGCAGCGGTTCGACGTGGTGGGGTTCGATCCGCGTGGGGTCGGGTCGTCGACGCCCGCGATCAGCTGTTTCACCGACGCCGAACGCGATCGCGGCGAGGACCAGACCACGTTGCTGGCGTCGTCGGGTGAGTGGAGCCAGGACGACACCCGGCAGCTGCTGGCGGGAAGCGGCAGCGCAGGAGCAGACGCTTCCTGTCGACGCCGATGGGAGTCCACTAATGCGGTGAAGCGGGTGCCCGCCGCGTCGGAGCTTCCATCGACGCGGTGAAGGTCGTAGTGGGGGTGACCGTGACCGGGGATCGCCGGCCCCGGCCGCCGTTCGGTGGCGGTCCGACTCCCCCGCCAACCGTCGCGGCACCTGCTTGAATGGCGGTGTGCAGGTCAGCAGGGACGGACGGAGTTGGCGCATCGGCACCGCCGACGACGTGGCATGGATCGCTCGTCACACCACTGCCGGCTTCTCGATCACCACCGCCGTCCCGCAGACCTTCGACGCCTACGCCACGACGTACCAGGCCGACGATGTCACCGCCGCCGTCTACGAGCAGGCCCTGGTCGAGGACCTCAGCACGCACACCCCGGAACAGCCGTGGTGGCTGGCCTACCTCGACACCGGCGCCCACGACGTCGTCTTCCCCCACGCCCCGAGGGTGTCGCTCTACTGGGACTGGTCCTACGTGCTCGTCGAGGCCGGCCCCGAGCAGGCCCTGACCTGGCGCACCGGCGGCCACATGCGCCACGACCTCGGGGCGCTACCCGACCTGTTCTTCCCCGCCGACCGGTCGTGGCTGGTCTCCGCGCTCTGGGACGACACCTGGACCTGCGTCGGCGGCCCCGCACCACTGATCCACACCCTCGCGCGCGACCCCCTGGTCAACGCCCGCCGGGTCCGACCCGACGAGGACGCGCTGCCACCGGGGCTGACCCGCGAGTGACGACCGCCGCCCGGAGTCGGGGCGAGCCTCCGACGGTGGCCGCCGTCTCCTCGTGCCGTCGTCGAGTAGGAGCCCCGCTCGATGGCCACCGCCGGATCGGCCAGGGACATCGGGACGACGCGCAGATCGTGCCGCCCCCGCGCGGCCTCATCGTGGCGGCCCACCCCGCCCGCGGACGGCATCGATGACGCTGGGTGGGTGGGCGATAGGCTGCGGGCGGCGTACGACTGACCTAAGGGGTACGGGTGACAGGCGGCACGGTTCGCGCGCTGGTCGCGGTCTACGGGCATCCGGCATGAACGACGGGTTGCGTCCCGGCGACCCGACCCGCCTCGGTGGGTACGAGGTGCTCGGCCGGCTCGGCGAGGGGGGCATGGGCAGCGTCTTCCTGGCCCGGTCACCGCAGGGACGGCGGGTGGCGGTAAAGGTCGTCCGCGCGGAGCTCTCCCACGACGACGAGTTCCGTGGTCGTTTCCGTAGCGAGGTGAACCGCGCCCGTCAGGTTCCGCCGTTCTGCACCGCCGAGGTCCTGGACGCCGACCCGGACCATGACCCGCCGTACCTGGTGGTGGAGTACGTCGAGGGCCCCAGCCTGGCCCGGGTGATCCGGGAACAGGGGCCGCTGCGGCCTGCCCAACTGCACAGCATCGCGGTCGGGGTGGCTACCGCGCTCACCGCCATCCACGGCGCCGGGGTGATCCACCGGGACCTGAAACCGGCGAACGTCCTGGTCGCACCGGGTGGGATCAAGGTCATCGACTTAGGTATCGCCCGAGCGTTCGAGGCTACGAGCCGGCACACCCGGACCAACCAGATGGTCGGGACCGTCTCGTACATGGCTCCGGAGCGGTTCGACACGACGTCCGGCCCTCCGGTGGGCCCGGCCGCGGACATCTTCGCCTGGGGTGCGGTGGTCGCCCATGCCGCCACCGGCCGCAACCCGTTCGGGGGCGACTCGCCCACCGCCATCGCGATGCGAATCCTCACTCAACCTCCGGACCTGACCGGGCTCGACGGGCCGTTGCGGGAGTTGGTCTCCCGGGCGTTGGAGAAGGATCCCGCCGCCCGGCCCACCGCCCGGGAACTGCTCGACGGGTTGTTGACCGCTGCGTACCCGGTGGGTGTCGGCGAGCCGGCCCAACCCTTGATCGGGACGCCGACGGCGGGTGTGTCGCCCGCCGCCGGCGGTGACGAGCAGGGCCGGCGGCCAGTGCCACCGGCTCCGGCCCCGGATCCGGATCCGGCCCCGGTCCGCCGAGCGGGCTCCCGTCGGCGCGGCTGGCTCACCGCCCTGGCGGCGACCGCCGCGGTGGTCGCGGTGCTGGTGCCCGCTTCCCTGTTCGGCCCGCAACTGCTGAGTGGGCGGTCCACGTCGGACCGGGACGGCCCGGCGGTGACCGGCAGCCCGACGGCGAGCGGGCCGGCGGCCGCCGGGTCCACACCCGCATCGGGCAAGCCGCCACCGTCGACCGGTGCGGACCCTACCCGGGCCATCCTGGCAGGCCAGCGGCGAATCCTGCTGCACGTGGTGGAGATCGACCGTGACCTGTCGCTGCCGTTCCACGGGGAACTCGAGGTCGGTGACGGGACCGGCAAGGATGCGCTCTTCGTGCTCGAACCGGTCGGTGTCGACTACATGATCAGGTCGGTGAACCCGGACATCGCCCACCGACCCTGCCTCGGCGTCAAGATCGACGCGAAGGGGTACGCGTCGCTCGTGGGAGCCGATTGTTACGCCACAGCCGCAACCGTGTTCGGGATAACCCGCGAGGGCAAGGACGACAAGGGACGCACCTCCTACTCCATCATCAGCGACGAGTACGGCGTGGTGCAGTGGAGCCCGAGCAAGAAGGGGATCCGCGTGGAGTTCCTCGGTGACGCCCCGGTCCCCACCACGTTCAGCCTGGTCGACCGGGGCGCGGTCTGACTCGCGCGCCCCCGAAGGAACACGCGCACCACAGACGAGCGTCCCCCCGACGGCCCCGACCCGCTGGGCACCCACGACAGGGAGCCGGCAGGGCGGACGCCCGCAGCGCCGCCGCCAGCCAGCCGGCCGGGTGTTGGCGGCGGACCTGGAGACAAGCCGTCGGGGCGTCGCGGGGTCTGGCGTGTCGCCGACGCGCACGGCAATCTATGGAGCGGACCGGCCCCCGGCGGAGAAACGATCATGACATACGCGGCGGAAGGCGGGACATGGGCCATCTCGACGGCGGCACCGACTACTTCAGCGACCCGCTCGGCGGGCTCGCCGACCAGCAGTGGGACGAGATGGCCGGCAACCGGTTCTACTCCTCGGCGTTCTGGCTGCGGCTGTGCGCGCTGGAGGGCGGGGGTGCCTCCGGCGGCGTCCACGTGACACTGCCCGACGGCGGGCGGGCGGGCGTGCCGGTGATCGCGGTCGGCGCGGATCCACACCCCAACTGCCGGTGGGGCACCATTCTCGCCGCCCACCACCTGCCGAGCCCTCCACCACAGGGCATCTACGTCGGACAGCGCCGCGGCTACCTGGCGAACCTGCTGACCTCGCCGGGAGCCGACCCGGTGGCGGCCGCCGGAAGGATCCTCGAGGAGGTCCGGTCGGCGCGCCCACCGGTGCCGCCCGCGTCGGCGTCCGCGCAGGTCGCCGTACACCTGACCACCCCGGACGTGCTGGCCTTCCGGGAGGCGGGGGTGACTGCGGAACCGGTCCTGTTGGCCGCCGACGCCTGGATCGGCATTCCGCCCGGCGGGTGGGAGGAGTGGCTGGAGTCGCTGGGCTCCCGGCACCGGATCCGTCGTATCCGCGCCGAGGTACGGCGGTTCGCACAGGCCGGCTACCGGGTTACCCGGCGTACCCTCCGGGAGGCCTGGGCGGACGTGGCCCGGCTCGCGATCCACACCGAGCAACGCTACGGCCGGGCGGGTGACCCGTCCGTCTACTACGACGGGTTCCGCAAGCAGGGCGAGTTGGCCGGGCCACGGGCCGAGGTCCTGCTCTGCGCCTACGACGACGAACCGCCGGTCGGCTGCTGCCTCTACTACCGCGACGGCGACACGGTCTACCTGCGGGCGGTGGGCTTCGACTACGAGCGGCTCCGGGGGGCCGCCGAGTACTTCAACCTGGCCTACCACCTTCCCGCCCGGCTACCCGGCGTGCGGTGGCTGCACGCCGGCGTCGCGACCCCGGACGGCAAGGCGCTGCGGGGCGCCGAGCTTCGTCCACTGTGGTTGCTGGACCTCTCGGCGACCAGCGTGCTGGACAAGCACCGCGACGAGATCCGGGACCACAACGCGGCCCTGCGGTCCGACCTGGCCGGGCGTTCGCCGGCGGTCGCGGCGGCCCTGGGCACGGCGGAGTGGGAGACCTTCTGCTGATCCGGCGGCCGGATCGCCCGCCGGTCCGCCCGCAGCGCTCACACACGACGAGGAAGGCGAGGTCGACCGGCATGGGTGGTGCGATGACGACCCGGCATCTGTTCACGGTCCACGCCCTGCTGCACGACGCGGCCGGGACGTTCGGCGACGACCTCGCGGTGAGCGACGGCACGCGGTCGCTGTCCTTCGCCGAGCTGCGGGACGCGGCGCTGGCCACCGCGGCAGTCCTGGCGCGTCACGGCGTCCGGCGGGGCGACCGGGTGGGGATCTGCATGGCGAAGTCGGTCGACCAGGTGGTGGCGATCCTCGCCGTGTCGACGGCCGACGCGGTGATCGTGCCGATCCTGCCCACCCTCAAGGGCGACAACATCCGGCACATCGTCCGGGACTCCGGGATGCGCACCGCGATAACGGACGACGTACGCGCCGACGAGCTGCGTACCTCCGTCCCCGTGCTTCCGCTGCTGCTCGCCGGGGACGTCTGCGTCGAGCCGGGCGACGCGGCTGCGCGGACCGACGGTGGTGCGGTGCCGCAACGCGCCATCGGCGACGACCTCGCGGGGATCATCTACTCCTCCGGCTCCACCGGCCGACCCAAGGGCATCATGGTGACCCATCGCAACGT harbors:
- a CDS encoding DUF3159 domain-containing protein — protein: MHIDEGSPQVVPERHRGSARPDDAGQATSPTILDQVGGVSGFVYSTIPVVVFVTANALLPLLIAVAVAVAVATGLALVVFRLLRGERLVSAVGSLLGVAVAVGIVAWTGSARVEDRNRGIHADRASAARCGLTAGGSGAAFREGAVGGDRPTGKAAGREAVALGSPA
- a CDS encoding serine/threonine-protein kinase: MNDGLRPGDPTRLGGYEVLGRLGEGGMGSVFLARSPQGRRVAVKVVRAELSHDDEFRGRFRSEVNRARQVPPFCTAEVLDADPDHDPPYLVVEYVEGPSLARVIREQGPLRPAQLHSIAVGVATALTAIHGAGVIHRDLKPANVLVAPGGIKVIDLGIARAFEATSRHTRTNQMVGTVSYMAPERFDTTSGPPVGPAADIFAWGAVVAHAATGRNPFGGDSPTAIAMRILTQPPDLTGLDGPLRELVSRALEKDPAARPTARELLDGLLTAAYPVGVGEPAQPLIGTPTAGVSPAAGGDEQGRRPVPPAPAPDPDPAPVRRAGSRRRGWLTALAATAAVVAVLVPASLFGPQLLSGRSTSDRDGPAVTGSPTASGPAAAGSTPASGKPPPSTGADPTRAILAGQRRILLHVVEIDRDLSLPFHGELEVGDGTGKDALFVLEPVGVDYMIRSVNPDIAHRPCLGVKIDAKGYASLVGADCYATAATVFGITREGKDDKGRTSYSIISDEYGVVQWSPSKKGIRVEFLGDAPVPTTFSLVDRGAV
- a CDS encoding SGNH/GDSL hydrolase family protein, whose product is MTSTWIDTPITADLLPGALDVQHTARGVLPHRLPAWARAQNTDSQLAMVEAQPAGVRLAIRTRATAIELDALPTRWTYTGLPSRPDGVYDLLVDGQLIDQASVAGGDTVTIDMSSGTTQRRSGPPGTVRFTGLPDRMKHVEIWLPHNETTELVALRTDAPVTPAPIRGRRVWLHHGSSISQGSNAAGPTTTWPALAARSGGVDLVNLGFGGSALLDPFTARTMRDTPADLISVKIGINLVNTDVMRLRALGPAVHGFLDTIRDGHPHTPLLVISPIYCPIHEDTPGPGSFDLAALATGQVRFRATGDPAEKATGKLTLGVVREELARITVQRAAADPNLHHLDGLALYGEADFAELPLPDDLHPDTAAHRRIAERFGPQVFDTNGPFAGPVA
- a CDS encoding winged helix-turn-helix transcriptional regulator; its protein translation is MPDRAGETRWRRDELTRQLAALRQLERNGVVDRTLHATVPPRTEYRLTPAGRDLHDTINDFCRWSRRQLDEVLTSRRRFD
- a CDS encoding IS110 family transposase — encoded protein: MIEVAGGVDTHLDTHTAAVIDQVGRVLGTQQFPATVAGYTALLAWMRGFGRLGRVGIEGTGAYGAGLARRLRDEQVEVIEVDRPDRKTRRFQGKSDPIDAIQAAKAALAGDRTGIPKQRDGRVEALRNLRVARRSAVDQRADTQRQIKTLIVTAPDELRAQLRGLTVKQLITVCARMRLDPADAAAPVTAVKIALRSLARRHQQLSAEITDLDEVLDPLVAAINPGLLAANGVGTDVAGQLLVTAGENHERLASEAAFAMLCGVAPIPASSGKTTRHRLNRGGDRQANAVLYRVVLCRLRWDPHTREYMQRRTKEGLSKKEIIRCLKRYIARELYQLITSNDLQLAA
- a CDS encoding ABC transporter permease, translating into MWSIAAGELIQIFRNRLVLITSLIIPVVVSAFFVRQHETYAALGSLGYIAAVVIFTITAFGLYATAVTTLASRRQNLFLKRLRSTAESDAGILAGLLLPVLVLAVVQVTAILTALAVVAGAPANVALLVVAFLATLAMMVGLALATAGLTNSPEHAQVTTLPVTLGVIAMATWVGISGTENLPWLKRLLPGGAATELTMNAWNGGVAVTDSLLLFAPTLGWVVIAVALATRLFRWEPRR
- a CDS encoding ABC transporter ATP-binding protein, giving the protein MSTSPVIEVDRLNLTYGDFHAVRDLSFEVQPGELYALLGTNGAGKTSTLEVVEGHRRPSSGAVRVFGHSPQDRRVVRPRMGVMLQESGFSPDLTVRESVRLVGRLSGRPDNVDRVLDLVDLTGRAGRRVSQLSGGEKRRLDFATAVYGTPDLIFLDEPTTGLDISARDAVWTTVDRLRENGATIVLTTHYLEEAQQRADRIGLMHQGTLHREGTVAELTRTLPAVIRFSLPAGAPELPLQAVADAEGKVVVETFGLQEDLHLLLRWAQDHAVELQGLEAGPTRLDDVFRAISN
- a CDS encoding alpha/beta fold hydrolase, with the translated sequence MSFGSCEGYGTTPNEKKSFVKPFECARLKVPLDYQDAKGRTIQVAVLRLPAQGDPGQRNGSLVLNPGGPGGSGMTQATSFVAAYAKSPVLQRFDVVGFDPRGVGSSTPAISCFTDAERDRGEDQTTLLASSGEWSQDDTRQLLAGSGSAGADASCRRRWESTNAVKRVPAASELPSTR
- a CDS encoding sensor histidine kinase, with the protein product MTATSPRFTESTQGRLRRLNLATSLPPVVFAAVVLLYIDARTWWHLVILVPGAVAAVVAFERWTANDLARVAVPCVIVGAAVWPLGVLVTGSPNAYWGFCAVGSLALREVRRHRRLAVAGLFSYVAAVGATRLMVQRDDVGHVLVTYVLVPTALTVVVTVFTIVGERFYDLIRELEQTREREAELAVVRERVRFASDLHDIQGHTLHVVKLKIALAQRLLGRDTERAEKELRETYALVSDTITQTKELAYAQRRLNLTAEIENAKNLFEAAGIRVRVTREAEVDARVSELLGQVLRETTTNILRHAQATQVQITLSESGITIVNDGATADTPPQLRGLSALRQRVAGDGGQLNVEQHEGRFQTAATFPPARGAVSPPAREEGRR
- a CDS encoding response regulator transcription factor produces the protein MTTIVLADDEVLLRTALAALLPMEGDITVLAEAQDGATAIEATLRHRPDVLVIDLEMPGVDGLGAVAEIRRTRPEQVVLMLTRHARPGVLRKALKLGVQGFVSKSAEPAHITSVIATLHAGRRWIDPDVSALAVTDDSPLTDREADVLRVTGEGYSVTDIAARLHLAPGTVRNYLSNAMRKTQTRTRHEAARYAREHDWL